One window of Burkholderia vietnamiensis LMG 10929 genomic DNA carries:
- a CDS encoding glutamine cyclotransferase: protein MKRSTASILREYGPFAGVDGVHGVTFDGQHVWFASGDKLNALDPGAGTTVRTLDVAAHAGTAFDGRHLFQIVEDRIETIDPDSGRVLATIPAPGGGADSGLAWAEGTLWVGQYRERKIHQIDPQSGAVLRTIESNRFVTGVTWVDGELWHGTWEADESALRRVDPGTGHVLEQVDMPAGVGVSGLESDGRDTFYCGGGNSGTLRAVRRPASGNAVHDSDADAAAER from the coding sequence ATGAAACGTTCCACCGCAAGCATCCTGCGCGAATACGGCCCGTTTGCCGGCGTCGACGGCGTGCACGGCGTCACGTTCGACGGGCAGCACGTGTGGTTCGCGTCCGGCGACAAGCTCAATGCGCTCGATCCCGGTGCCGGCACGACGGTGCGCACGCTGGACGTCGCCGCGCATGCGGGCACCGCGTTCGACGGCCGCCACCTGTTCCAGATCGTCGAGGACCGCATCGAAACGATCGACCCCGACTCGGGCCGCGTGCTCGCGACGATCCCCGCGCCCGGCGGCGGCGCGGATTCCGGGCTCGCCTGGGCCGAAGGCACGCTGTGGGTCGGGCAATACCGCGAGCGCAAGATTCATCAGATCGATCCGCAGTCGGGCGCCGTGCTGCGCACGATCGAATCGAACCGCTTCGTCACCGGCGTGACCTGGGTCGACGGCGAACTGTGGCACGGCACGTGGGAAGCGGACGAAAGCGCGCTGCGACGCGTCGACCCCGGCACCGGACACGTGCTCGAGCAGGTCGACATGCCGGCCGGCGTCGGCGTGTCGGGACTGGAATCCGACGGCCGCGACACGTTCTACTGCGGCGGCGGCAACAGCGGCACGCTGCGCGCGGTGCGCCGCCCCGCGTCGGGGAACGCCGTGCACGACAGCGACGCCGACGCAGCAGCAGAACGCTGA